A region of Halalkaliarchaeum desulfuricum DNA encodes the following proteins:
- a CDS encoding N-acetylneuraminate synthase family protein, whose translation MIAEAGINHNGSIQIAKELVDVAVEAGADAVKFQKRKLTETYVEDIVEDPAIAEMGVEYTVSNLKDVLLTDNQYRELAEYCEEQGIQFLCSPWDEDSVDFLEDIGIPAYKVGSPDMTNFVLLERLLETGKPLLLSTGMSEEREIDRTVEFLQERDAEFGLLHCRSTYPSPFHNLNLDFMNELKRRYQVPVGYSGHERGIAVSSSAVAMGACVIERHFTLSRDMDGPDHSASLEPQGLEKLIRDIRNIEESRGTPRRYITRGEYNNRVSLAKSLATTRNIQKGEEITREDLTSKSPAKGISPQELYNVVGKRAQRDIGSDELLQWEAIEDIDGEKFDIDLENWGIVVRFSDISEHDWGNPDVFEFRINGADLEQKFEIESYDKQLGIHAPEQKGHDVVDLSARDETRRQEAVDIMQRVIDKVREDVKPHFETEEPPIVIHPGGITEHDMNLEAVPEMNDALERSMNELDDDGVQLLLENMPPLPWIYGGQQYHNNFMDADEIAEYCERTGQKICYDTSHAKLWCNYAGEDLYEHAKTLRPYTEYLHVADGIGVDGEGIQIGEGEIDFARLMELYQDFDGPIVTEIWRGHERKGRGFKKAAETLSQYI comes from the coding sequence GTGATCGCCGAGGCCGGAATCAACCACAACGGAAGTATCCAGATCGCGAAGGAACTCGTCGACGTCGCGGTCGAGGCGGGGGCGGACGCCGTGAAGTTCCAGAAGCGGAAACTCACAGAGACGTACGTCGAGGATATTGTCGAGGATCCGGCAATCGCCGAGATGGGCGTCGAGTATACAGTATCCAATCTGAAGGACGTCCTACTGACAGACAACCAGTACCGTGAACTGGCGGAATACTGTGAGGAACAGGGAATCCAGTTCCTGTGCTCCCCCTGGGATGAAGACAGCGTTGACTTCCTAGAGGATATCGGTATCCCAGCATACAAAGTCGGATCCCCAGACATGACGAATTTCGTACTGCTGGAACGACTGCTGGAAACTGGGAAACCACTCCTGCTGTCGACGGGTATGTCCGAGGAGAGAGAAATTGATCGCACCGTCGAATTCCTCCAAGAACGGGATGCTGAATTTGGACTATTACACTGTCGAAGTACGTACCCCTCTCCATTCCATAACCTCAACCTCGACTTCATGAACGAACTGAAACGGCGATATCAGGTTCCGGTCGGATATTCCGGGCACGAACGGGGTATCGCTGTTTCGTCTTCGGCTGTCGCGATGGGTGCTTGTGTGATCGAGCGACACTTCACTCTCTCGCGTGACATGGATGGTCCCGATCACTCCGCTAGTTTGGAGCCCCAGGGACTCGAAAAGCTCATCCGAGATATCAGAAATATCGAAGAAAGTCGGGGGACACCTCGGCGATACATTACACGCGGGGAGTACAACAATCGAGTCTCCCTGGCCAAGAGTCTAGCGACAACACGAAATATTCAAAAAGGCGAAGAGATCACTCGGGAGGACCTTACTTCGAAGAGTCCGGCAAAGGGAATCTCACCGCAAGAATTGTACAACGTCGTTGGGAAGCGCGCCCAGCGTGATATTGGGTCAGATGAACTCCTCCAATGGGAGGCTATTGAAGACATCGACGGGGAAAAATTTGATATCGACCTCGAAAACTGGGGGATTGTCGTCCGATTCTCAGATATCTCCGAACACGACTGGGGGAATCCGGATGTCTTCGAGTTCCGGATCAACGGGGCGGATCTCGAACAGAAGTTCGAGATCGAATCCTACGATAAGCAACTCGGTATTCACGCACCCGAACAAAAAGGCCACGACGTAGTCGACCTCAGCGCTCGTGACGAAACCCGTAGGCAGGAAGCGGTGGACATCATGCAACGGGTCATCGACAAAGTCCGGGAAGACGTCAAACCACACTTCGAGACGGAGGAACCACCGATCGTTATTCATCCTGGAGGGATCACGGAACACGACATGAATTTAGAAGCTGTCCCGGAGATGAACGACGCGCTGGAGCGCAGTATGAACGAACTAGACGATGACGGTGTCCAACTGTTATTGGAGAACATGCCGCCGCTTCCGTGGATCTACGGCGGCCAGCAGTACCACAATAACTTCATGGACGCCGACGAGATTGCAGAGTACTGCGAGAGAACCGGACAGAAGATCTGTTACGACACATCTCACGCGAAATTGTGGTGTAACTACGCGGGCGAGGATCTCTACGAGCACGCCAAAACGCTACGACCGTACACAGAGTATCTACACGTTGCAGATGGAATCGGTGTCGACGGCGAAGGAATACAAATCGGAGAAGGAGAGATCGATTTCGCTCGTCTTATGGAACTCTATCAGGACTTTGATGGCCCGATCGTGACTGAGATCTGGCGAGGCCACGAACGAAAGGGTCGAGGGTTCAAGAAGGCAGCTGAAACGCTGTCTCAATACATCTGA
- a CDS encoding acylneuraminate cytidylyltransferase family protein: protein MINTVIPARGGSKAIPKKNVVPFLGRPLISYTIRQSETTDLVDQTYVSTDDDHIAEVSRKAGATIIDRPAELARDTSSTEEALLHALESIPESPEIVVLLQCTSPLRREDDLDEAIRLVKDEGYDSVVSCCEDHSFYWTYEDNTAVPINYDPAERKRRQDLDRRYQENGSIYVMKREILEEEQCRLGGSIGIHEMPKEMSFEIDTPEDYRIVEAIGKNIKFAAKDH, encoded by the coding sequence GTGATCAACACTGTTATCCCGGCACGCGGTGGAAGCAAAGCAATTCCGAAGAAAAACGTCGTCCCGTTTCTGGGTCGACCGCTTATTTCCTATACGATTCGCCAGTCTGAAACGACTGATCTTGTGGATCAGACGTACGTGTCGACCGATGACGACCACATCGCAGAGGTTAGCCGAAAGGCTGGTGCAACAATCATTGATCGGCCCGCCGAACTGGCTCGTGATACCTCCTCAACTGAAGAGGCGCTTTTACACGCCCTTGAATCAATTCCGGAGTCTCCCGAAATAGTCGTCCTACTCCAGTGTACTTCCCCCCTTCGCCGAGAAGACGATCTCGACGAGGCGATCCGTCTGGTAAAAGACGAGGGTTACGATTCTGTAGTAAGTTGCTGTGAAGACCACAGTTTCTACTGGACCTACGAAGACAATACTGCCGTTCCTATCAATTACGATCCGGCCGAACGAAAGCGCCGACAGGATCTTGACAGACGGTATCAAGAGAACGGGTCCATCTACGTGATGAAACGAGAAATTCTGGAAGAAGAGCAATGCCGACTGGGGGGATCTATCGGTATCCACGAAATGCCCAAAGAGATGAGCTTTGAAATCGATACGCCTGAAGATTACCGAATCGTCGAAGCAATCGGCAAAAACATCAAGTTCGCGGCCAAGGATCACTAA